The DNA sequence ccgtatcaataAAATTGTCACATAGCTTGACCAGATTTAGATTTATGATCGGGAATATTGGAGTGAGGACTTTCGTTTGTGTCGTGTTTATGATGGACATAGCGGGGGACATATTTTTTCAGTCAAACGAAGTCTTATtgtatattaccatgattactgtgaCTGAATAcgaatagagagcttgcgatttcaaaACGCACATTTCAAACGCCCGTGCTTCTATTGAAAATCACTttcatgtgacgggattttgaatggATCCACGGGCGTTTgaaacgtacgtttggaaatcacaagctCTCTGATATCAGTAACTGGTGCATGGGTAAAATATAGCTTTGAGTAGGAAATTGCAATCTCTCATTATTGACTCCATGTGTAGGGGAAGTCAGGTAGCTCAAGTCAGTGAATCCTCGTTCGTCATTTTCATGTTAGTCAGAAGTGATTCCAGAAGTCCGTCTGTGACTCCGTGATTGTCTTAGCAACACAGCGCTACTAACAAtcttattttgatattttctggTGCAAAATTAGAACATTTTACGGAGTCGTTTCCCACTGCATGACACAGTTTTATTCAGTCGATCTTTATTGAAgcagttttattttaaattatctGGTCCGTACCTTTCacagcttaaaggcccattcagtgatttgcttatccgcACGATTGTAAAAAATCATcaagattcagattttggtacctttcgTTGATGCAAGGCAGAGCAGTGAGCAGTGATTGcaataattgataataatacaATCACTAAAGATGCAATAGAACAATTGCTGACATTATGTTTACATCATAGGGTTAAATAGTATTTCACCATATTTTCAATTTCAGGAGAAACTTGGATTCGTGTGTATCACAACGAAGCAGCTCTACCGATTGAAACAGTCGACACAATCCAGAAAGCTGTGACAGTAGTGGACACAGAAGTACTGAAATCTTCACGTATAATTGATGTGATCAAACCTGATTGAACACACACTGGTGATCTACCTGATGCTAGGGCTATTCCAATTCAACAATTAAAGCTATTGTTGATTGTGGTTAAGCTCGATATTTCTGTTAAACTTGAAAATGTTGACCATGGTTTTTTTACTTCACATGTTTCGAATATAATTACATAAAAGGACAACAATCACCGCAAAATAtgacagttaccatggttacagcttGAGATGAAGCGaaaataaaattgtgttttttaagtCCCGTCTGAATTTTCTGTTCTTGCGTTGGCACGCTGGGCCACTTTCCCTTTATTATGTTTTCCTTTTAAGCAATATACGAAATACCGAATACCGATCTCGTATACCGATATCGTATACCGCAATATCGTATATCGCAATATCGTAAAATATGACAGTTACAGCTTGCGGTATACCGGTATCGTATACCGCAATATCGTATACCGATATCGTATACCGCAATATCGTATATCGCAATGTCGTATACCGATCTGAATTCGTTTCAACTTTAATCGGTGATAAATATTATGCGACTTCCATGAGAGTGCTTGCCGCTGATTGGATGATAAAGGTAGCCACAGCCAATTGTTGCTTTACAAGCTCCCATTTATTAGGGTCTGGGTTATTATCAATATCAAACATGGCGTCTACAATTCCTGGAAATTTTTCACTCGCATAGCTATCTTTGCTGCTTGGTGCGAGTACTACGTGCCTATTATAACAAAAAATAGAaattaaattagtaaaatagaACAGATTCTGATTACATaatcgtccgtattccatagtggcgtatagtggggcgccgcgaataaacaacttttcgagaaaatcgggtttgaagaaatgccaatttaaaatcgagttgtgtaaatcagacattcattatattttgtaaatgatgtgaaatttctgtagtaaactaaatagattttattgttatatatttttcaaaagaaataaatacatacttttgctggcaaactgacaataaaactatacgtcactatggaaaacgaacaaaacgcaataccctaaccttttcgtattccatagtggcgtatcgaccatacgccacttttatacacattttataattatgaaatatcggcaaaatgaaaaacatcgtattccatagtggcgtataggtccgatacgcgtacgccactatgacatacgatgtttttcatttttgccgatatttcataattataaaatgtgtataaaaagtggcgtatggtcgatacgccactatggaatacgaaaaatgtcactttgtaactatacgccacatttaattaatcaattactaattaattagctaattatgactgatgagacttagaaaaaattaaagagaacatcattaaagacatatgtgccaattttcaaaaaaatgaccaaaaatcactatacgccactatggaatacagccgacgaattatgaTAGAAAAGATTGATATTCTGAACCAAATCATTTCGGCTATCGTTTGTAAAAGTTTCAACACTAGCCTTTCACAAATCATATTTTCGATATCAAATTTGCAACTTCAAATCACATTTGTGACGTTTCGTCTGttcgtttatttgtttgtttatttgtttacttggtTGTTTGGTGTGTTTTTTCGTTGCTTTTTAAAGACGTATAATTATTCAAACTTGTCAGTTCCTACCTTATAAGTGGCCTATCCGGTAAGCCCAATGGATCTATAAAGGCACGCTCCAATTTCTGAAGCTGATCATTGTATGTTCGCACTTGAAGTACACTAAAATAGATTAGGAAGAAATGATTATCATCAACTATCCAAAATATTTATTCTGTGGCTACGGTAGACATCTGGGTATACACAATAATGATATTGGGACAGTAAAATGGGCACTCACTCTGGCATTTCTCTTTTCATTTCCCCCAGCTCTTTGTTAAACACGCCCACAGTTCGTCATGCTACACTTCTTTACGGCCACTGTTCACAAAACcctttatttttggtcaaaacgtacAATTGTATGCAAAATGTTCAGCTTACAATTCGGTTATCTGCATGACATGACACcatatttgtttgcttaaaaCAGCACCAAAATGAAAGGTGAAAAGCAATTTACTCaaaatgtgatcaagcaaaatcagtctgaacatgctgaagtcgAACatcttcaattttcagtttcgtTTAGGTTTGTAAACAGCACTTTGCGAagctacattttacagaaaaccccattaattTTGGACAATCAGTTCAAAACTACAATAGgatacaaaaggaaatacttcctttgtttggctatatctcaaaatcaacatttccgacttccgactgattttgcttaattacATCATATATTCTTAGGGCAACATACTTTTTGAGGTCCAATTCTTCATCCAATCTTCGGTGAAAATCTTCTGCTTCTCTGGTAAAGTTATCTACAGCAGATCCCATACCAGCTAGTACGAAAAATGACAGAAAACAACATGCACTTGAATAGATTTGAAATAATCTTGGACATGTTAGCGGTTTGGGAAAAGAGAGCATGAACCTCGTTCACCCGTATTAAATGGAGAATATAATTGACTTAAGCAAATATTGATCTCTAGACCTAACTATGAAATAGAACCACTGCTTAGTgtagaatgtttatttatttaattatttatttattggaacatacacttttttatcagtggcacacgcctaatcAGCGGTGCGTTCAAAACCAACattatatacaagaaacaaattaaaaagaCAAATGAAAATACATTGTGGCATTAATACAAAAGCAAAATAAACTGTCTGTCTTAACCCAAGTTGGCTTGAAATGGGTCGTTAGCAGGAACTAAAACAAAATATAGAATAATGAAAATATAAACTTAAATTACATACTGGCATGACATGACAATTAATGTACATTAAATATTCTTCAAGACAGAGGATTTGAAAGACCATGCACGTTTTAAATAACTTTTGCTAGACATATCAAAACAATTGTTGACTTCATTCTCACGATCCCAGGGGGTTCCCAACATATGAGCCTCCTTGCAATAagatcttgcaaaaatacaagttaatctattagggaggacagtttttatggtctact is a window from the Amphiura filiformis chromosome 12, Afil_fr2py, whole genome shotgun sequence genome containing:
- the LOC140165587 gene encoding putative N-acetylated-alpha-linked acidic dipeptidase, coding for MGSAVDNFTREAEDFHRRLDEELDLKNVLQVRTYNDQLQKLERAFIDPLGLPDRPLIRHVVLAPSSKDSYASEKFPGIVDAMFDIDNNPDPNKWELVKQQLAVATFIIQSAASTLMEVA